One genomic region from Actinocatenispora thailandica encodes:
- a CDS encoding LacI family DNA-binding transcriptional regulator, with product MAVRRADVAKLAGTSPAVVSYVLNGGPRGVAPETKARVLAAIEQLGYRPNGIARSLRLNRTMTFGLLVPDTSNPFFAQLARAIEEAAFAENYTLLIGNAAEDDARQTAYVRTFLARRVDGLFLVPAHGPTSCLPELQQSGVAWVTLDRQTPGRYAAAVMADHRGGARTATEHLLAHGRRRIGCIAGPEDVVPANARVTGWRDALAEAGVRPSEMSVWHGSFGRRAGYRAAREMLADGRFDAVFVASDQQAIGVLRAMQDLGIRCPDDVAVASFDGIAAAAYTSPALTTMAQPFDELGQTAVRRLLDRLDDPDADTASSVLPVDLVARGSCGCPDPVVGDESGADGDAPAPGDEAGLHTDAPNPGDDAGVPA from the coding sequence GTGGCCGTACGCCGGGCAGATGTGGCGAAGCTGGCGGGTACCTCGCCGGCGGTCGTGAGCTACGTGCTCAACGGAGGACCGCGCGGTGTCGCGCCGGAGACCAAGGCCCGGGTGCTCGCCGCGATCGAGCAACTCGGCTACCGGCCCAACGGCATCGCCCGGTCGCTGCGGCTCAACCGGACCATGACCTTCGGGCTGCTGGTACCGGACACCTCGAACCCGTTCTTCGCCCAGCTGGCCCGCGCCATCGAGGAGGCGGCGTTCGCCGAGAACTACACGCTGCTGATCGGGAACGCCGCCGAGGACGACGCCCGGCAGACGGCGTACGTGCGGACCTTCCTCGCCCGCCGCGTCGACGGCCTGTTCCTGGTGCCCGCGCACGGACCGACCAGCTGCCTGCCCGAACTGCAGCAGTCCGGCGTCGCCTGGGTGACGCTCGACCGGCAGACCCCGGGCCGGTACGCCGCGGCCGTGATGGCCGACCACCGCGGCGGCGCCCGTACCGCCACCGAGCACCTGCTCGCGCACGGCCGGCGCCGCATCGGCTGCATCGCCGGCCCGGAAGACGTGGTACCGGCGAACGCCCGGGTCACCGGCTGGCGCGACGCGCTGGCCGAGGCCGGGGTACGCCCCAGCGAGATGTCGGTGTGGCACGGCTCCTTCGGCCGCCGGGCCGGGTACCGAGCCGCGCGGGAGATGCTCGCCGACGGCCGGTTCGACGCGGTGTTCGTGGCCAGCGACCAGCAGGCGATCGGGGTGCTGCGGGCGATGCAGGACCTCGGCATCCGGTGCCCCGACGACGTGGCCGTCGCCTCGTTCGACGGGATCGCCGCCGCCGCGTACACCTCGCCGGCGCTGACCACGATGGCGCAGCCGTTCGACGAGCTGGGCCAGACCGCGGTACGCCGGCTGCTGGACCGCCTGGACGACCCGGACGCGGACACCGCGAGTTCGGTGCTGCCGGTCGACCTGGTAGCGCGTGGCTCCTGCGGCTGCCCCGATCCGGTCGTCGGCGACGAGTCCGGTGCGGACGGCGACGCGCCGGCCCCGGGCGACGAAGCGGGGCTGCACACCGACGCGCCGAACCCGGGCGACGACGCGGGGGTACCGGCATGA